One Streptomyces umbrinus genomic window, CCGCGCGCCACCGGCGCCGTGCTGCCGCACGTCGGCGCGCTCATCGAGGGACCGGCTCTCTACGGCTTCCTCTCCGGCCGCGACAACCTCCTGCGATACGACTCGGCCGACCCGACCGCCGACCCGCGCACCCGGCGTACACGCGTCGCGGCCGCGCTGGACCGCGTCGGGCTGACGGCAGCCGCGGGCAAGAAGGCGAAGGCGTACTCCCTGGGGATGAAGCAGCGGCTCGGGCTCGCCGCGGCGCTGCTGCAGCCCCGCCGGCTGCTCGTGCTGGACGAGCCGACCAACGGGCTCGACCCGCAGGGGATGCGGGAAATCCGTTCCCTGGTGAGGGAGTTGGCGTCGGACGGCACCACCGTCTTCCTGTCCTCGCATCTGCTGGACGAGATCGAGCAGGTGTGTACGCACGTGGCGGTGATGGCCCAGGGACGGCTGATCACCCAGGGGCCGGTGGCCGACCTCGCGGCGGGCGCGCGCGGCCGGCTCGTCGTGACGACACCGGATCCGGGCGACGCGGCCCGGGTGCTGAAGGAACAGGGCGTGAGTGATGTCGTGGTCGCCGAGGACCGTGTGACCGCCGAGCCACTGGAGCGCGATCTCGCCGAGGTGAACGCGGCGCTGGTGACGGCGGGCGTCCGCGTCCGGGGCTTCGGGGTGGAACGGGCCTCGCTGGAGGACGCGTTCGTGGCGCTCACGGGGGAGGGATTCGATGTCGCGGGCTGAGCTCACCGAGCCGTCGGCCCGGGCCGCTAAGACAGCGGCCGGGGAACGGACGCCGACCCCGCTGTGGCCCCTCGGCCTGCTGCGCAACGAGCTGGGGACCACACTCCGGCGGTGGCGGACGATCGCGCTGCTCGGCGTGCTGGCCGCGGTGCCGGTTCTGGTCGGGATCGCGGTCAAGATCGAGACGAGCGACGGCTCGTCGGCCGGAGGCGGCGGAGGCGAGGGGCCCGCCTTCATCGCGCAGATCACCAACAACGGACTGTTCCTGGTCTTCACCGCACTCGCCGCCACACTGCCGTTCTTCCTGCCGATGGCGGTCGGCGTCGTCGCGGGCGACGCGATTGCGGGCGAGGCCAACGCGGGGACACTGCGCTATCTGCTGGTCGCCCCGGCCGGCCGCACCCGCCTGCTGATCACCAAGTACGCGACCACGCTGGCCTTCTGCGTCATCGCGACCCTCGTGGTGGCGAGCTCGGCGCTCATCGTGGGCGCGCTCCTGTTCCCACTGGGCGAGCTGACGACGATCTCCGGCACGCGGATCAGTTTCGGCGAGGGGCTCGGGCGGGCGCTGCTGATCGCGCTGGCCGTTGCCGCGTCACTGATCGGGATCGCGGCCCTCGGCCTGTTCGTCTCCACCCTGACGAACAGCGGGATCGCGGCGATGGCGACGACCGTCGGCCTGCTCATCACAGTGCAGATCCTCGACCAGATCCCCCAGCTGCACGCGATACAGCCGTACTTCTTCTCGCACTACTGGCTGTCCTTCGCCGACCTCATGCGCGACCCGGTCTACTGGGACGACCTGATACGCAACCTGCAGCTCCAGGGGCTGTACGCGGCGGTGTTCGGCGCGGCCGCGTGGGCGCGGTTCACGGCGAAGGACATCACCGCGTAGAGCGGCGCCATCCTTGGTTCCGTAGGCGGCGGAGGCTTCAGCCGTCGTACGGGAAGCGGGCGAGCGGGGGCTCCTGCGCGAAGAACGTCTTGGCGCGGGTCAGGGCGGCGGAGTCGGTCAGGACGTCCCCGGGCTTGCTGCCGTTGCCGAGGAGGACTCCGCCGAATCGCATCCCCAGGTACGCGGCCGAGTGGTTGAGCGTGCCGATCAGCGGGTCGGCGACCTCTTCCTCCTCGTGCGCGAGGGCCGTGACGCCCCACAGCATGCGCCCGGCCATCGTCTTCTTGAAGTCGAGGCCCGGGGTGCGCAGCCAGCCCGACCAGTGGTCCAGGTAGCGCTTGGTGTGCGCGGACACGGAGTACCAGTACAGCGGGGAGGCGATGACGAGGTCCGTCGCCGCGAGCGTCGCGTCGAGCAGCAGGGCCGTGTTGTCGCCGGACGGCCGGACATGGTCGCTGTCGTGGCGCAGGTCCTCGAAATCGGGCACCGGGTGCTCGGTGAGACTCAGCCATTGCTGTGTGACGCCGGCCGGCAGCTGTTCCGCGGCCTTGCGGGCCAGCAGCTCGGTGTTGCCGCTGTCGCGGGCGCTGCCCAGGATGAAGAGGAAGTGGCGGGTCATGAGCGGCTCCGTCATGGAAGGCGTACGACGACTGCATGCGTACGCAGTATATGCACACGCATGCAGTCGTCGGCTACCCCGGAGAACGGGCCGCGGCGGGCCGGAGCCGCCCTGAGTGGGCTGAACCCGCTGGAGCCGTCCGGAGCGGATCCGGCTACCGGGATTCATTCGCAGTGCACCGGGGTTCACCCCGGTGGTGAAGCGAGTCTCGTAGCTGTGACGCGGAGTGTCGCTGTGTCGTTCCGGCGGAGCCGGACTGTGCCGCGGTGGGGGTGAGGGTTCGCTCTTGCGTTCCCGGTGACGGTGCTTGTTCGACCGGCCTAGTGTGATCGGCATGCAGCTCCGGTATTCGTTTCGTGTGTACCCGGATGCCGGTCAGTGCACCGCGTTGGCGAGGGCGTTCGGGTGCGCCCGTGTCGTGTTCAACGACGCGGTACGGGCCCGTGAGGACGCCCGCAGGGCGGCAGGCCCTTCCCGAAGGCCGGTGAGCTGTCCGCCCGTCTGATCGCCGAGGTGAAACAGACGATCGAGCGGTCCTGGCTCGGCGAGGTCTCCGCCGTCGTCCTGCAGCAGTCCCTGCGGGATGCCGAGACCGCGTACCGCAATTTCTTCGCCTCCATCAAGGGCACACGCAAGGGCCCGAAAACCGGCCCGCCCCGGTTCAAGTCCGGTAAGGATGCCCGGCAGTCGATCCGGTTCACCGCGAATGCCCGCTGGAAGATCACCGACAGTGGCCGTCTGAATCTGCCGAAGATCGGGGCGGTGAAGGTGAAGTGGTCCCGCAGCCTGCCCACGCAGCCGTCGTCCGTCACCGTGATCAAGGACTCCGCCGGGCGGTACTTCGCCTCGTTCGTCATCGACACCGACCCTGCCCACGACGCTGAGCGGATGCCTGCCACCGACCACACCATCGGCACCGACCCTGCCCACGACGCTGAGCGGATGCCTGCCACCGACCACACCATCGGCACCGACCTCGGCCTCACCCACTTCGCGGTCCTGTCCGACGGCACGGAGATCGATTCCCCGCGGTTACTGCGCCGCGCGGAGAAGAAACTGAAGAAGGCCCAGCGGGAACTGGCCCACAAGCAGAAAGGTTCGAAGAACCGGGAGAAAGCCCGTGTCAAGGTCGCCCGCGCCCACGTCAAGGTCACCGATGCCCGCCGTGAGTTCCATCACCAGCTCTCCACTCGGCTGATCTCCGAGAACCAAGGGATCGCCGTGGAGGACCTGTCGGTGGCGGGACTGGCGCGCACCAGGCTGGCCAAGTCCGTGCACGACGCGGGATGGTCTTCGTTCGTGAGCATGCTGGAGTACAAGGCGCAACGGTATGGCCGGACCCTGGTCAAGATCGGCCGGTTCACACCGACGAGTCAGGTCTGCTCGACCTGCGGGGTCAAGGACGGGCCCAAGCTCCTGCACGTGCGGGAGTGGACCTGTACCGCCTGCGGCACCGTTCACGACCGGGACCACAACGCCGCACTCAACGTCAGACAGGCCGCCGGACTGGCGGTATCGGCCTGCGGAGCGCCGGTAAGACCAGGAGCAATCCCGGCACAGCGCGAAGAAACAGGAAGCCACGGATTCTCCACCGGAAACCGTGCCGCGTAGCGGCACGGCAACCGGTAGAGAAGGCCAGAATCCTCGCCCTTCAGGGCGAGGAGCATGTCAATCCGAGAGCTCCCACACCGCGTACGCCAGTGCGTCGCTGTTCCGGTTCAGGGCGGTGTCGTTGATGTTCGACGTCGTGTCGCACGAGGAGTGGTAGCAGCGGTCGAACGACTGGCCCGCCGTGCCGCCCCACTTGGCGGCCTGGGCCGCGGACTTGGTGCTGCTGGCGCCGGTGAAGACGCCGCCGACGGGGATGCCCGCGCTCTTGAAGGGGGCGTGGTCCGAGCGGCCGTCGCCCTCGGTCTCGATCTCGGTGGCGACGCCTATACCCGCGTAGAAGTCCTTGAGGGTCTTCTCGATGGCCGGGTCGTCGTCGTAGACGAAGTAGCCGGGGTTCGGCGATCCGATCATGTCGAAGTTGAGATAGCCGCTGATCTTGGCGCGGTTGGCGGTGGTCAGGCCGTTGACGTAGTTGCGCGAGCCGACCATGCCCAGCTCCTCGGCTCCCCACCAGGCGAACCGCAGATGCTTTGTGGGCTGGTACTGGGTGCGGGACACGGTGAGCGCGGCTTCCAGCAGGGCCGCCGAGCCCGAGCCGTTGTCGTTGATGCCGGCCCCCGAGGTGACGCTGTCGAGGTGGGATCCCGCCATGACGACCTGGTTGGCGTCGCCGCCGGGCCAGTCGGCGATCAGGTTGTAGCCGACGCGGCTGGAGGCGGTGAACTGCTGGATGGTCGTGGTGAATCCGGCCGCGTCCAGCTTGGCCTTCACGTAGTCGAGGGACGCCTTGTAGCCGGCGCGTCCATGGGCGCGGTTGCCGCCGTTGGCGGTGGCGATGGACTGCAGTTGAGTGAGATGGGCCTTGACGTTGGCGACGGGTATGTCCGGTGCGGCGGCCGCGCGCGCGGGCGCGGCGTCGGCTATCGCGCTCGTGGTGAGGAGTGCGGCGACGGCTATGACCGCGGCACCCGTGACACGTCCGGGAACAGAGAGCTTCATGTGGGGGGCTCCGAATTCCATACGGGAATGGGTGCCTGATGGTGAAGCTGAGGCTGACGTTCCGTCAAGAGCGCAATCCGGTCAGAGCTGTTCGGATAACGGACCCCTGGAGTTCCCCTGGTCGCGGCCGCGCGTGAGACACCGGGTGCGCCGTGTTCGGGCGGCTGTTCCCTGCTTCCTGTTCCTTCTTGCCGCGGACGGCTTGGCGGGCGCAGCCCAGGTGGCCGTGGGCGGGCGTCCGTCCCGGGCTGACATCCCTGGTGGCCGCGTACGGACGGACACCCCGGTCGCCGCGGGGGTCCCCGCGTGTCAGTGCACGCAGAACTCGTTCCCCTCCGGGTCCGTCATCACCACCCACTCGCCGCCCTGCTCCTTCACCTCCCGGAGCACCTCCGCCCCCAGCCCGGTCAGCCGCGCGACCTCCGCCGTCCGCTGCCCGTCCGCGGCGTGTACGTCGATATGCACCCGGTTCTTCACCGTCTTCGGCTCCGGCACGCGCTGGAAGAGCAGCCGTCGTCCGAGTCCGGTCCCGCTGTCCTTGTCGTACGGATCGTCGGGGTGGCGTACGGCCGCGGCGTCGCGCCAGGCCCGGCGGCCGTGGGACTCGACGGTGACCTCGGGCGGTACGGCGCCGAAGCCGAGCAGACGCTCGACCAGGACGCTGTGGTCCTCGACCAGGTAGCCGAGGGTGGCGGCCCAGAAGTCGGCCTGGGCGTGCGGATCGGCGGCGTCGATGACGAGCTTCCAGTGCAGGGGCGCCGGTGCCGACGAGGGTGTCTGGGGCTGGGGCTGGGTCTCTGTCATGGTAACCAGTTATAGTGGTTACGTGAGTGAGCGTGCAACGAAATCGCCCGGGATGACTCTCGTGTCGTACGGGGGGAAGTCGTTCCGCTTCGACCCCGGGGCGCTGTGCATGGAGCTCGTGACGACGGGCGGGCCGGGGGAGTTCGCGCGGTTCGAGGTGCTGCACGAGCCAGCGGATCTGGTGCGCTGGGTGGAGCGCAGCCGTTTGCCCGGCGGGCTTCAAGTGACGGTCACCGAGGGGGAGTTGGCGCGAACGCGAGCCTTGCGGGACGCGGTCTTCCTGCTGGCCGCGGACCGGGCTCATGGGCGGCCTCTCCAGGCCCGGCATCTCGACGTCGTCAACGCCGCCGCGGCCGGGGCGCCGCTTGCCGCTCGGGTCGAGGCGGACGGGTCGCGTGGGTGGGCGCCGGGGGCCACCGGGGCGCGATTGCTGGCCACCGTCGCGCGTGACGCGGTGGAGTTGTTCACCGGGCCGTACGCGGAGCGGATTCGTGAGTGCGGGTCCCACAACTGTGCGCTGCTCTTCGTCGACACCTCGCGGCCCGGGCGGCGGCGGTGGTGTGCGATGGAACACTGCGGCAACCGAGAGAAGGCCCGATCGCATCGGGCCCGCGTGGCGGAGGGGGATGGCTGAGGCTTTCCTTCGCCCCCGCCGCCCCTACCCAGTCCCGTCACTTGCTCAGGTGCTCCGCCCCCGAACCCCCGCCAAAAGACTGCGCAGTTCCCCGCGCCCCTCAGGTCTTTAGGGGCGCGGGGAACTGCGCGACCAGCCACAACGAACCCGCACCCGAAAAGACACCCCACGGGGTCTGGGGCGGAGCCCCAGGGGACGGGAATGGGTAGGGGCGGCGGGGGCGAAAACCGCCCGCCCCCTCAACCAGCAGCCCCCACCCGCTCGTCATAGGCCTCCCGGGCCGCCGCGATCTCCCCCTGGTGAGCCTCCGTCCACCCCACCAGCGACCGGATGGTCGAGTGGAGCGTCCCGCCGAGGGGAGTGAGCTCGTACTCCACCCGAGGCGGCACCACAGGATGCACAGTCCGCTTCACGAGCCCGTCCCGCTCCAACTGCCGCAGCGTCACCGTCAGCATCCGCTGACTCACCCCGTCGATCTCCCGCCGCAACTCGGTGAACCGCAACCGCCGGTTGTCGAGGAGGGCGATCACGAGGAGCGACCACTTGTCGGCCACCCGGTCGAGGATCTGCCGCACCTGGCAGTCCTCCCGGGTGTCCCACTGGAAGGGATCGGTGTCCTCACCGTCCATGGTTACCGCGCACTTACTCGGTGACTCCAAAGTGCCTTCTTCCATGTCCGCCGATGCTGCCGCAGGCTGGCACCGGTTACAAGAGGGAACCGACCCTCATTCGGGTAACCGCCC contains:
- a CDS encoding flavodoxin family protein; the protein is MTRHFLFILGSARDSGNTELLARKAAEQLPAGVTQQWLSLTEHPVPDFEDLRHDSDHVRPSGDNTALLLDATLAATDLVIASPLYWYSVSAHTKRYLDHWSGWLRTPGLDFKKTMAGRMLWGVTALAHEEEEVADPLIGTLNHSAAYLGMRFGGVLLGNGSKPGDVLTDSAALTRAKTFFAQEPPLARFPYDG
- a CDS encoding VOC family protein, translated to MTETQPQPQTPSSAPAPLHWKLVIDAADPHAQADFWAATLGYLVEDHSVLVERLLGFGAVPPEVTVESHGRRAWRDAAAVRHPDDPYDKDSGTGLGRRLLFQRVPEPKTVKNRVHIDVHAADGQRTAEVARLTGLGAEVLREVKEQGGEWVVMTDPEGNEFCVH
- a CDS encoding M28 family metallopeptidase; translated protein: MKLSVPGRVTGAAVIAVAALLTTSAIADAAPARAAAAPDIPVANVKAHLTQLQSIATANGGNRAHGRAGYKASLDYVKAKLDAAGFTTTIQQFTASSRVGYNLIADWPGGDANQVVMAGSHLDSVTSGAGINDNGSGSAALLEAALTVSRTQYQPTKHLRFAWWGAEELGMVGSRNYVNGLTTANRAKISGYLNFDMIGSPNPGYFVYDDDPAIEKTLKDFYAGIGVATEIETEGDGRSDHAPFKSAGIPVGGVFTGASSTKSAAQAAKWGGTAGQSFDRCYHSSCDTTSNINDTALNRNSDALAYAVWELSD
- a CDS encoding CGNR zinc finger domain-containing protein gives rise to the protein MTLVSYGGKSFRFDPGALCMELVTTGGPGEFARFEVLHEPADLVRWVERSRLPGGLQVTVTEGELARTRALRDAVFLLAADRAHGRPLQARHLDVVNAAAAGAPLAARVEADGSRGWAPGATGARLLATVARDAVELFTGPYAERIRECGSHNCALLFVDTSRPGRRRWCAMEHCGNREKARSHRARVAEGDG
- a CDS encoding winged helix-turn-helix transcriptional regulator, coding for MEEGTLESPSKCAVTMDGEDTDPFQWDTREDCQVRQILDRVADKWSLLVIALLDNRRLRFTELRREIDGVSQRMLTVTLRQLERDGLVKRTVHPVVPPRVEYELTPLGGTLHSTIRSLVGWTEAHQGEIAAAREAYDERVGAAG
- a CDS encoding ABC transporter permease, with the translated sequence MSRAELTEPSARAAKTAAGERTPTPLWPLGLLRNELGTTLRRWRTIALLGVLAAVPVLVGIAVKIETSDGSSAGGGGGEGPAFIAQITNNGLFLVFTALAATLPFFLPMAVGVVAGDAIAGEANAGTLRYLLVAPAGRTRLLITKYATTLAFCVIATLVVASSALIVGALLFPLGELTTISGTRISFGEGLGRALLIALAVAASLIGIAALGLFVSTLTNSGIAAMATTVGLLITVQILDQIPQLHAIQPYFFSHYWLSFADLMRDPVYWDDLIRNLQLQGLYAAVFGAAAWARFTAKDITA
- a CDS encoding ABC transporter ATP-binding protein, yielding MAELSTADGDMAGERGTAGAGDTAAAGHTAKAGDTVADAAATADTGDTVIATRALTKRYRGGQLAVDGLDLAVPAGSVFGFLGPNGSGKTTTIRMLMGLIEPTSGTARVLGQPMPRATGAVLPHVGALIEGPALYGFLSGRDNLLRYDSADPTADPRTRRTRVAAALDRVGLTAAAGKKAKAYSLGMKQRLGLAAALLQPRRLLVLDEPTNGLDPQGMREIRSLVRELASDGTTVFLSSHLLDEIEQVCTHVAVMAQGRLITQGPVADLAAGARGRLVVTTPDPGDAARVLKEQGVSDVVVAEDRVTAEPLERDLAEVNAALVTAGVRVRGFGVERASLEDAFVALTGEGFDVAG